A genomic window from Lotus japonicus ecotype B-129 chromosome 1, LjGifu_v1.2 includes:
- the LOC130733871 gene encoding uncharacterized protein LOC130733871 codes for MPREITYVGMQPWKLFFDGSSHREGSDIGMFIVSLQGIPSKFMFRIRESCSNNETEYEALISGLEILLALGARNVIIKGDSELVIKQLTKEYKCVSENLAKYYVKATGLLANFDQAGIGHIPRISNQKANELAQIASGYMVDKNRLEELVKMKEKLNPLDLGVMVIDNLTPSDWRKSIVEYLQNPVGTTDRKVKYRTLNYTIMGNELFKKNVDGTLLKCLSEDDAFIAISAVHDGLCGAHQAGAKMKWILFRQGMYWPTIMKDCIEYAKGCQDFQRHAGIQHVPASELHSIIKPWPFRGWAIDLIGEIHPASSRQHRYIIVVIDYFTKWVEAIPLQNVTQDTVIEFIQNHIVYRFGFA; via the coding sequence ATGCCAAGAGAAATAACCTATGTAGGAATGCAACCTTGGAAACTATTCTTCGATGGCTCAAGCCATAGAGAGGGATCAGACATtgggatgttcatagtatccctACAAGGAATCCCTAGTAAGTTCATGTTTCGAATTCGAGAAAGTTGCTCTAATAACGAAACTGAATATGAAGCCTTAATCTCGGGCCTCGAAATCCTATTGGCTTTGGGGGCAAGGAACGTCATTATTAAGGGtgactctgagttggtaataaaacAACTTACCAAGGAGTATAAGTGCGTTAGTGAAAACTTGGCAAAGTATTACGTGAAAGCAACGGGTTTACTAGCCAACTTCGACCAAGCAGGAATTGGCCACATACCTAGGATCAGCAATCAAAAAGCCAATGAGTTAGCACAAATTGCCTCTGGGTATATGGTAGATAAAAATAGGTTGGAGGAATTAGtcaaaatgaaagaaaagttgAATCCGTTAGATCTCGGCGTAATGGTTATCGACAACCTAACACCTAGCGATTGGAGAAAGTCAATCGTCGAATACTTACAGAACCCTGTGGGGACTACAGACAGGAAAGTCAAGTATAGGACTCTAAATTACACCATCATGGGCAATGAACTGTTCAAGAAAAATGTTGATGGGACTCTACTGAAATGCCTGAGTGAAGATGATGCATTCATAGCGATTTCAGCTGTACATGATGGCTTATGTGGAGCGCATCAGGCAGGAGCCAAAATGaagtggatcctatttcgacaagggatgtattggccgaCTATCATGAAGGACTGCATTGAATACGCGAAAGGTTGTCAAGATTTCCAGAGACATGCAGGAATTCAGCATGTGCCAGCTAGCGAGTTGCATTCCATTATCAAACCGTGGCCATTTAGGGGATGGGCTATAGACTTAATCGGTGAAATTCACCCCGCCTCATCGAGGCAGCATAGGTATATAATCGTGGTTATAGACTATTTCACTAAGTGGGTAGAGGCTATCCCACTACAAAACGTGACTCAAGACACAGTGATCGAGTTCATACAAAATCACATCGTGTACCGTTTTGGTTTTGCCTGA